The following is a genomic window from Pseudomonas sp. FP2335.
CCCGGCAGTGTCGCCCGTGGTGCCACCGAGGCGCTTGACCATCAGGTGGCGCAAACCGACAAAACATAGCGCCGCGAGCAGCACCGCGATCCCGCCGCTGAAACCACCGATCAGCAGGCACGCCAAGCCACTGAGGATCAGCACCTGTTGGGCCACAACTCTCGGTAAATGATCCGACAGCGCCTGCCCCAACCCGCCGGCACGCACGTAGCGCGTGGTCAGGAACAAGCCCAGCATAGATGCGCGCCCGATCAATGGCGCCAGGATCAGCGCTGCGCCGTTATGCTGCTCGATCAACGCCACCAGCGCGGTGAACTTGAGCAGCAGCACCAGACCCAGCGTGACCACGGCAATCGGCCCACTGCGCGGGTCCTTCATGATGGTCAGCGTGCGCTCGCGGTCGCCGAAGCCACCAAGCCAGGCATCGGCGCTGTCGGCCAGGCCATCGAGGTGCAAGCCGCCACTGAGCAACACCCAGGCGGTCAGCAACAACGCGGCATGCAGCAACAACGGGGCGCCCATCAACAACGCGTTAAAGCCCCACAACAGCAAGCCGAACAACAGGCCGACCAGCGGATAAAACAGCAACGAGCGCCCCAGCTCCTGCGGCTGCGGCATGCCCGGTAGGCGAATCGGCAAGCTACTGAGAAATTGCAGGGCGATCCAGAACGGCAACATCGTCAGATTCCTTCCTTCAGCACGCCGTCAGCCGCGACCTGCAGATTGAACAGCGCGCCATGGCCGACTTCGACATTCAGCAATTGCTCACGGGGCAAGCCCCGCGCCCGCGCCAGCAACAAGCGCATCACGCCGCCGTGACTGACCAACAACACCCGCTCACCGGCGTGCGCTTGATGCAAGCGTGCGACGGCACCCAGAACGCGGTCGGAAAAGTCGCTGACCGCCTCGCCCTCAGGCGGTG
Proteins encoded in this region:
- a CDS encoding adenosylcobinamide-GDP ribazoletransferase: MLPFWIALQFLSSLPIRLPGMPQPQELGRSLLFYPLVGLLFGLLLWGFNALLMGAPLLLHAALLLTAWVLLSGGLHLDGLADSADAWLGGFGDRERTLTIMKDPRSGPIAVVTLGLVLLLKFTALVALIEQHNGAALILAPLIGRASMLGLFLTTRYVRAGGLGQALSDHLPRVVAQQVLILSGLACLLIGGFSGGIAVLLAALCFVGLRHLMVKRLGGTTGDTAGALLELLEVAVLVGLAL